Within the Candidatus Paceibacterota bacterium genome, the region ATTCCTTACTTGCCAGGTACAGCCTCTCCTCCCGAGATCCCGTCATCATTCGTTGTAGGGCCAGTTTGTTTATCATCGTTTTTTAAAATTTGATCTAGTTGTTTCTTTTTGTCTTCGGGTAAATCAAAACTATGTTTGTTTTCTGTTTCTGCCTTATCTACATATCCGTGCTTGCTCATCATTAGTTTGGTGATCGCTGAATTATAAGTCCCTTGAAGCCCTCCGTTGGATAATTGTTTAAATTGCCTGATTAAAATCTGCTCACAGATGTATAAAAAGTCTTGATGATTTTTGTCAGTTTCCGCTTCTTGTAGCCAATTATAGATTGTCTTCCTTGTTACTCCGAGATATAGGGCCAACCCTTCGATTGAGGGTAAAACGTCGTTAGTATCAAGAGATTTCCACTCTCTCGAATAATACTCAGCAGACCTCACCATTTCGGCGGTACAAAGCGATGGTCTTCCCATTGTCTTATCCGGGGAATTTGTTTCTTTTTTATCTTCCATAAAATTATTAAATGAATACAAAAAAAGCGCTCAACGCACCGCACCTGTGAGATGTGGTCGATTGAACGCTATCTGTGTCCGAAGACACGCGTCATATATATTCCGTTGTTTAAGATCCTAACTTGAGATTATCACCGATTGCATTTTTTGTCAAATATTTCTTTGACTGTTTCCAGACAATTTTAGTGTCTTTTTCATTCCTAAACACTAACATTGCGTCGGTGGCTTTCATTTTTCGATAAGTATTGATTATACTTATTTCCGGTTCGTTGAGTTCGTAGTTCATTTTTGTTTCTTAATTGTTATACTTGCGATGCTTATCCATGGAATATCAGTTGTCATGACGCTCTTCTTTTCTTCGAGATTCAGGGCCTTGAGCATAGC harbors:
- a CDS encoding terminase small subunit, with product MEDKKETNSPDKTMGRPSLCTAEMVRSAEYYSREWKSLDTNDVLPSIEGLALYLGVTRKTIYNWLQEAETDKNHQDFLYICEQILIRQFKQLSNGGLQGTYNSAITKLMMSKHGYVDKAETENKHSFDLPEDKKKQLDQILKNDDKQTGPTTNDDGISGGEAVPGK